The nucleotide sequence ttttttaatttagttttatttgtgttATAGTTTAGTAGGTTGGTAATTAAGAACCTTATTCCTTCGTTGGAAAGCTTAAAACATTTGTCGTTTTTGCGGCTATAGTCTCTGCCTTCAGGTAGTATCCAACCACATGCATCTCTTTATCCATGTTCTCCgctctttgtttttattattattattatttattatggaACAAAGAGTAGTTCAATTTTAATCACATGTTCATTGCAAAGATATACATGTAGTtggataaaaatactaaaaacaaaCCAACTTATTAAAGTATATAATAATTGAAATAACTAAAGCTTGAAGATTTTTGAAGAACATTTAAGAGAGTAGTATAACTACAACATTCTACAACAATGAAGAAgttcaaaatcaaattgaattgaaattagaAGATTATGGAAACAACATGAATGCAAGTTGAAAGAAGATTCATGAAGCCAACTCATAAAATAGTGGTCATTACAAAATTGATTTGTGattcataaattattattttagtagaAAACTTTGCCTATATAAAGGCACATATGCCTTATGTATTGTGTGTGTTCCATAATGAAATGAGTATGTTATGAAATTCTCTCCTTTGTTTTATGAGTGTTAGTGAGTTTGAGAGATGAAAAATATGATAGTGTCATTTATATGAGTGAGTGATCCTAGGGCCAATTAGTTGTGGGTATTATActttcaattggtatcagagctggtTAATCCAGCGCCTGGTGTTTGAGAGTTTGTGAGGTGTGATAGAGTTCTCACATAGTTGTTTGTTCATAGAGTCGGTATGGCAAACACCTTCAATATTGTGTGGTCCGGTCCCAAGTTAGATGGAAAACTTGATTATAGTTATTGGGAGACTTTGATGTCTACCCATTTGAAGGCCCAGAACCTGTGGAATTTCATTGAACCGGGTTTGCAAGAAGGAGCAGATGCTGCCCAACAGAGGAGAGACCAATTGGCACTATCTCAAATTCATCAAGGAGTAGATTATACGGTGTTTGGCAAAATAGCAAATGAAAAAAATGCAAAAGAAGCATGGAACACGTTGAAGCTGTCATACAAAGGCGTAGATAAAGCTCAGAAAGCAAAGCTACAGTCTTTAAGAAGAGAATATGAAAGGTACGAGATGTCTAGCTCAGAAACCGTTGAGCAATATTTTACTCGTGTTACAGATCTTGTCAATAAGATGAGAGTCTATGGAGAAGATATGCCCGATAGCAAAGTGGTGGAGAAAATTCTTCGCACCATGCCAATGAAGTATGACCATGTGGTGACTACGATACTAGAGTCCCACGATATGGATACTATGACGATTGCAGAATTGCAAGGAACCATGGAAAGCCACATCAGTAGAATACTGGAGAAGTCAGAAAAATCAACCGAGGAAGCCCTGAAAAGCCGAGTGAATTTCAACAACGTTGCAGAATCAAGCCGTACACAAGAAGGACGAGGTCGTGGTTTTAATTTTCAAAGTAGAGgcagaggaagtttcagaggtagaggtcgtggcaattacaaccaaggaagTTACAATAACTTTACACCACCTAATCAAGGAAGAGGTGGAACGAATTTTAGGCCTGTCAACTGAGGAAGAGGTCGAGGCAATTTTTATCAAGAAAGAACCAATTTCAACTGCTTTCATTGTGGAAAGTATGGACACAAAGCAGCAGATTGCAGATTCAAAGTGGTGAATAACAATCAAGCACACGTTGCAGAAAATCAGCATCAAAATACTGATGATAATCCGAGTACTCAAACTTTATTTTTTACAAGTAATTCATGTGCTGAAGATGAAAATATAtggtacttggataatgcttgcaGTAACCATATGTCTGGTAGAACAGAAATCAGAAGCATGTGATGTCTTTAAGACATTCAAAGCATTTGTTGAAAAACAAAGTGGCTATAAAATCAAAATTCTCAGAACAGACAGAGGAACAGAATATCTTACATGTTCATAATACTTTAAGCAACACGGGATTCAACATCAACTAACAACTAGATacactcctcaacaaaatggagttgCTGAAAGAAAGAACAGAACCATCATGGATATGGTCAGATGCATGCTCAAGTCAAAACAAATGCCTAAAGAGTTTTGGGCAGAAGCAGTCGCAACAGCAGTTCATATTTTAAACAGGTGTCCAACAAAGAGTGTTCGTGATAAAACTCCAGAGGAAGCTTGGAGTGGAAAGCGGCCTTCCATCCATCATTTCAGAGTCTTTAGGTGTATCGCTTATGCCCATGTACCAGATCAATTAAGGAAGAAGTTAGATGACAAAGGCGAGAAGTGTATCTTTATTGGCTATAGCACAGACTCAAAAGCATACAAGTTGTACAATccagaaacaaagaaagtaatcaTCAGCAGAGACGTGACGTTCGACGAAAAAGAcatgtggaactggaacacaaagaCAGAAAAGCAGCTGACTATAATTCCAAATACATGTGACGAAGTAGAAGAAAGACAACCTGACACAACTGAACAACCAGAATCATCTAGAAGATCGCAAAGAGAACGGAGACTACCTGCTAGATTAGCAGATTATGAAGTTGGTAATGACAACGATCCATCCGACGAAGAAATCATAAATTTTGCCCTATTTTCAGATTGTGAGCCATTGAACTTTGAAGAAGCCTTTAAAGACAATAATTGGAAGAAAGCAATGGATGAGGAGATTCATGCCATTGAGAAAAATGACACATGGGAGCTGACAGATTTACCAACAAATAAGAAGCCGATTGGAGTAAAGTGGGTTTACAAGACTAAGTACAAACCTAATGGTGAAGTTGATCGTTTCAAAGCAAGATTAGTTGCAAAGGGATACAAACAAAAACCAGGTATCGACTACTTTGAAGTATTTGCTCCTGTTGCTAGATTAGACACTATTCGTATGATTATTTCACTCTCGGCTCAAAATAAGTGGAAGATACATCAAATAGATGTTAAGTCTGCATTTCTAAATGGCACTTTAGAAGAAGAAGTGTATGTTGAGCAACCTGCAGGATATGAAGTTCTTGGAAAAGAAGATAAAGTTTTGGAGCCACACTGATAGTGATTGGGCCGGAAATatagaaacaagaaaaagtactTCAGGGTTTGTATTTCATCTTGGTTCTGGTGCAATTTCATGGTCGTCAAAGAAACAACCAGTAGTAGCACTATCTACAGCAGAAGCAGAATATATAGCAGCAGCAAGTTGTGCAACACAAGCAGTTTGGCTAAGAAGAATTCTTGAGGAATTGAACGAGAAACAAAATACTCTGACAACAATATTTTGCGATAACAAGTCAGCTATTTCACTTTGTAAAAATCCAGTATTTCATGGAAGATCGAAGCATATTGATATTCGGGTTCACAAAATCAGAGAGTTGGTGAATGAAAAAGAAGTTGTGATCGAGTACTGTccaactgaagaacaagttgctgataTATTTACAAAGCCATTGAAGACCGAATTATTTTACAAGTTAAAGAAGATGCTTGGAATGATTAATTCTGCAAGTTTGATTTAAGGGAGGCAATGttgattaaaaattttaaatcaacttGCATAGATTAGAATTTTCATGAAGCATGGTT is from Arachis ipaensis cultivar K30076 chromosome B01, Araip1.1, whole genome shotgun sequence and encodes:
- the LOC107606883 gene encoding uncharacterized protein LOC107606883, with translation MANTFNIVWSGPKLDGKLDYSYWETLMSTHLKAQNLWNFIEPGLQEGADAAQQRRDQLALSQIHQGVDYTVFGKIANEKNAKEAWNTLKLSYKGVDKAQKAKLQSLRREYERYEMSSSETVEQYFTRVTDLVNKMRVYGEDMPDSKVVEKILRTMPMKYDHVVTTILESHDMDTMTIAELQGTMESHISRILEKSEKSTEEALKSRVNFNNVAESSRTQEGRGRGFNFQSRGRGSFRGRGRGNYNQGSYNNFTPPNQGRGGTNFRPVN